The bacterium genome includes the window GTGGACTAACTTACAGTGGTTATCCCTTAGGTTGTGCAGCGGCATTGGCTAGCATATCCGTTTATGAAGAAGAGAACCTTGTTGAAAAAGCTGCAGAGAATGGGGTATATTTAGAAAAAAAACTTCATGAATGTTTAGATGGGAACCCGTGGTTAGGGGAAATACGAGGTAAAGGGCTTTTGCAAGTTATAGAGCTGGTAAGTAACACGGATACTAAAAAACCTCTTTCTCCTTGGAATGAAGAGTTAAGCAATGAAATGAAAGTTTTAAAACAAAAGCTATTAAGTCATGGTTTGTTTGTATTTGTAAGGTGGAATATGCTCTTTATAACGCCACCCTTATCTGTGTCGAAAAAGCAAATAGATCATGGTGTAAATATAATTAAAACCGCTATACATGAAACTCAAAGTCATTTTATGTTAGAATTATGTTTTTTAAAGATAAAGATTAAAGTTTATTTAAAAAGTTTTCAATAGTTTTTACATAGTTTTCGGTTTCTTCATACATGGCTAAATGCGCAGATTTTTCAAAAACATGCATTTTTGACTGTGTAACTTGATTGGCATAGATTTTTACACTTTCTGGTGTTGCTTCATCGTATCTGCCGCATAAAAATAGTGAAGGGATATTGATTTTTTTCAATTGGTCAACGCGTTCATAATCTTTTAAAACACCTGTTGGGCAAAACTCACTGGGTCCCCACATGTATTCATATTGCTCTAAGTTCGCATCTTGCATTGACTCAATTATTGATTTGGGCCATGGGTCTAATCTGCATGCAAATTGTTTATAATACTCCATAATGGCATTTTGATAATCTGGATGTTCAGTGGTGTTTTCTTTTTCATGTTTTTTGATTATATTTTGTATTGATTTTGGAAGTTTTTCAATTAATCTTTTTGCATCTGAATGCCAGTGTTGAACACTCAAGCATGGGCTTGAGAAAATGCCAGCAATAACATTGGGTAAATGGTTAGAAATTAAATAATCTGCTAGAATCATACTACCCCAAGAGTGGCCACATAAAGCCACTTGTTTAAAGTCAAAGTATTCAATCAATTGATTTAATTCTTTCACAAATCGTTCAATGTACCAATTTTTAATTAAGCCAGGTTTGTCAGAGCGTCCAACGTCAAGTTGATCATAGAAAATCACAGGTCTATTTTTGAAAAGAGGTGATAGAGTTTGCTCTAAATTAGATGGTGGAAAGCCTGGGCCACCATGAATAAAAATTAATGGAATTAAAGAGCCATTACTGTATTCTGAAGCATAGATTTTTCCTCCTGGGACGGTTATTTTATGTTGTTTTTTACTAGTCATTAAAATTTTTTCCATAGTAAAAGAAAATAAACATACTGATCAGCGGAAATCCACCAAAAACCAATGAAAAGACCCAAATATTAAAATAATTAACAACTAGTGATACTATAGGAACAGAAATAAGAGCAGTTTTAATAATGAAGTCTCTTGTAGCAACAGATAGACCAGCTTGTTCAGGAGTGTACTTGTT containing:
- a CDS encoding aminotransferase class III-fold pyridoxal phosphate-dependent enzyme; this encodes GLTYSGYPLGCAAALASISVYEEENLVEKAAENGVYLEKKLHECLDGNPWLGEIRGKGLLQVIELVSNTDTKKPLSPWNEELSNEMKVLKQKLLSHGLFVFVRWNMLFITPPLSVSKKQIDHGVNIIKTAIHETQSHFMLELCFLKIKIKVYLKSFQ
- a CDS encoding proline iminopeptidase-family hydrolase, whose translation is MTSKKQHKITVPGGKIYASEYSNGSLIPLIFIHGGPGFPPSNLEQTLSPLFKNRPVIFYDQLDVGRSDKPGLIKNWYIERFVKELNQLIEYFDFKQVALCGHSWGSMILADYLISNHLPNVIAGIFSSPCLSVQHWHSDAKRLIEKLPKSIQNIIKKHEKENTTEHPDYQNAIMEYYKQFACRLDPWPKSIIESMQDANLEQYEYMWGPSEFCPTGVLKDYERVDQLKKINIPSLFLCGRYDEATPESVKIYANQVTQSKMHVFEKSAHLAMYEETENYVKTIENFLNKL